Proteins from a single region of Desulfobacter postgatei 2ac9:
- a CDS encoding YgiQ family radical SAM protein, which translates to MFLPTTRKELEDRGVDRLDVILVTGDTYIDSPFIGVSLIGRVLESKGFTVGIIAQPDTDSDRDISRLGEPRLFWGITGGAVDSMVANYTASKKRRKQDDYTPGSENNRRPDRAVIVYTNLVRRFFKPTVPIVLGGIEASLRRIAHYDFWSNKIRRSILFDAKADYLLFGMAHAGIVALARALDDKLKTDNRQVAMPEETQDPVTQIRGLGYIAKTPKGIALPSYEAVIRDKSLYLQSFKTFYDNTDPMLAQPLSQAHGDRFLVLNPPAPFSSTQEMDEIHDLNFKRDVHPYYQALGHVRAMDTIRFSIPTHYGCYGECNFCAITVHQGRTVRWRSKDSIIAEAKKMTRDKEFKGYIFDLGGPTANMYGFECEKKLKKGACSHRRCLFPTPCPSLSPDHGPQMALLKEISRIAGVKKVFLNSGIRHDLILMDEQKGQAYLKQVIDAHVSGQMKLAPEHCVPRVLALMGKPGVESLVAFKHRFDSICKMLNKKQYLTYYLIAAHPGCSIREMNELKEFTRNQLHITPEQVQIFTPTPSTFSTLMYYTGMDPFAMVPVFVEKDPQAKEKQKQIVTRKKEHGTKAPSRQNRELSKFSKQPKKRLHRKK; encoded by the coding sequence ATGTTTTTACCCACCACCCGAAAAGAACTTGAGGACCGAGGCGTTGATCGGCTTGACGTGATTCTTGTCACCGGCGATACATACATCGACTCCCCGTTCATTGGGGTCAGCCTGATCGGCCGGGTTCTGGAATCAAAGGGCTTTACCGTGGGCATCATTGCCCAACCGGACACGGACAGCGACAGGGATATCTCCCGTCTGGGGGAACCCCGTCTCTTCTGGGGCATCACCGGCGGAGCCGTGGATTCCATGGTGGCCAATTACACGGCATCAAAAAAACGGCGCAAACAAGATGACTACACGCCTGGCTCCGAAAATAACCGCCGGCCTGACCGGGCAGTCATTGTATACACCAATCTTGTGCGACGCTTTTTTAAACCAACCGTACCCATTGTACTGGGCGGTATTGAAGCAAGCCTGCGGCGTATTGCCCACTATGATTTCTGGTCCAATAAAATACGACGGTCCATCCTGTTTGATGCCAAGGCAGATTATCTTTTGTTCGGCATGGCCCATGCCGGTATCGTGGCACTTGCCCGGGCCCTGGATGACAAGCTGAAAACAGACAACAGGCAAGTAGCAATGCCGGAAGAGACACAAGACCCTGTCACACAGATTCGGGGTCTGGGATATATCGCTAAAACACCCAAGGGCATAGCACTGCCTTCCTATGAAGCGGTCATCAGGGATAAAAGCCTTTATCTCCAAAGTTTTAAAACCTTTTACGACAATACCGACCCCATGCTTGCCCAACCCTTAAGTCAGGCCCATGGGGACCGGTTTCTTGTTCTGAACCCGCCGGCACCTTTCAGCTCCACCCAAGAGATGGATGAAATCCACGATCTGAATTTTAAACGAGATGTTCACCCCTATTACCAGGCCTTGGGCCATGTCCGGGCCATGGATACCATCCGGTTTTCCATTCCCACCCATTACGGCTGCTACGGAGAGTGCAATTTCTGCGCAATCACCGTCCACCAGGGTCGAACGGTCAGATGGCGCAGCAAGGATTCCATCATTGCCGAAGCAAAAAAAATGACCCGGGACAAAGAGTTTAAAGGATATATATTTGACCTGGGTGGTCCCACCGCGAACATGTACGGGTTTGAGTGTGAAAAAAAATTAAAAAAAGGCGCCTGTTCCCACCGACGCTGCCTGTTCCCCACACCCTGCCCATCCCTTTCACCGGATCACGGCCCCCAGATGGCGTTGCTCAAAGAAATCAGCCGCATTGCCGGCGTCAAAAAGGTGTTTCTCAACTCAGGCATTCGCCACGACCTGATCCTTATGGACGAACAAAAAGGCCAGGCATACTTAAAACAGGTAATCGACGCCCATGTTTCCGGTCAGATGAAACTGGCACCGGAGCATTGTGTGCCCCGCGTGCTGGCGCTTATGGGGAAACCGGGCGTGGAGAGCCTTGTTGCATTCAAACACCGGTTTGACAGCATCTGCAAAATGCTCAATAAAAAGCAATACCTCACCTATTACCTGATAGCAGCCCACCCCGGATGCTCCATAAGGGAAATGAATGAACTTAAGGAATTTACCCGAAACCAGCTTCACATAACACCGGAACAGGTCCAGATATTTACGCCCACACCATCCACCTTTTCCACCTTGATGTATTATACCGGTATGGATCCGTTTGCCATGGTGCCCGTGTTTGTGGAAAAAGATCCCCAGGCAAAAGAGAAGCAAAAACAAATCGTCACCCGGAAAAAAGAACACGGAACCAAAGCCCCATCGCGCCAGAACCGGGAATTAAGCAAATTTTCCAAGCAGCCCAAAAAGCGCCTTCACCGAAAAAAATAA
- a CDS encoding MFS transporter gives MNSSKNRPGPRISTSHTIFIVSVVQFLAPFMMSAVGVALPTIGRFYGASAVSLALVEMVYMLAVTLFLLPVGRLADITGRKKIFVSGVGLFALATILLPFSPSIGIFIAIRFLQGIGVSCTVSTSVAILSSVVPTEKRGKAMGIIVACVYLGLSAGPSLAGFMIAWLGWQWIFFASVPLAMAALILTLTRLKGEWKGAEGESFDRVGSLIYMAAISCLIVGVSHLKSDAWAPGLMAAGILCMAGFAIFEYRHPSPILDIRLLLGNRVLAFSNIATGINYAASFGLTFFFSLYLQVVKGMSAQATGFVLVVQPIIQAVLSPLSGTLSDKISPAKLSTAGMVICAAGLGCAAFLEQDAGIRQVVVVLVIMGLGFAAFSTPNMTTVMGSVRSIHYGIASSLVATMRSIGMLTAMTITTLLLSMFMGDAEVSTATAPAFLNTMHTAFIIFALLSLVGIIFSMARMEQTPGPKRKR, from the coding sequence ATTAACAGCAGCAAAAACAGGCCCGGACCCCGAATCTCCACCAGCCACACCATATTTATTGTCTCCGTAGTCCAGTTTCTGGCACCGTTCATGATGTCTGCGGTTGGCGTGGCCCTTCCCACCATTGGCCGGTTTTACGGTGCCAGTGCAGTTTCTCTGGCCCTGGTGGAAATGGTTTATATGCTGGCCGTCACCCTGTTTCTTCTTCCCGTCGGCCGCCTGGCCGACATCACCGGAAGAAAAAAAATATTTGTGTCAGGCGTGGGCTTGTTTGCCCTTGCCACGATCCTGCTGCCCTTTTCTCCCTCCATCGGCATTTTCATTGCCATTCGTTTTCTGCAGGGCATTGGCGTGTCGTGTACGGTCTCCACTTCCGTGGCCATTCTTTCTTCTGTGGTACCAACGGAAAAACGAGGCAAAGCCATGGGTATTATTGTGGCCTGTGTCTATTTAGGACTGTCCGCCGGTCCATCCCTGGCCGGATTCATGATCGCATGGCTGGGCTGGCAGTGGATTTTTTTTGCTTCTGTACCCCTTGCCATGGCAGCCCTGATTTTGACCCTGACCCGGCTTAAGGGGGAATGGAAAGGTGCTGAAGGCGAATCCTTTGACCGGGTGGGCAGCCTCATTTATATGGCAGCGATCTCTTGTCTGATCGTCGGGGTATCCCACCTTAAAAGCGATGCCTGGGCACCAGGCCTGATGGCGGCAGGTATCTTGTGTATGGCGGGTTTTGCAATCTTTGAATACAGGCACCCCTCTCCCATCCTGGATATCCGCCTGCTGTTGGGAAACCGGGTCCTGGCCTTCAGCAACATTGCCACAGGGATCAACTATGCCGCCTCTTTTGGGCTCACATTTTTTTTCTCTTTATACCTTCAAGTGGTCAAAGGCATGTCTGCCCAGGCTACAGGTTTTGTGCTCGTTGTCCAACCAATAATTCAAGCGGTTCTGTCACCTTTGTCAGGCACGCTTTCAGACAAGATTTCACCGGCCAAATTATCCACGGCCGGTATGGTCATCTGCGCCGCAGGGCTTGGGTGTGCAGCCTTTCTCGAACAGGATGCAGGAATCCGGCAGGTGGTGGTGGTGCTGGTTATCATGGGTCTGGGATTTGCTGCATTTTCCACACCCAACATGACCACGGTCATGGGATCTGTGAGGTCAATACATTACGGCATTGCCTCCAGCCTTGTGGCCACCATGCGCAGCATCGGCATGCTCACGGCCATGACCATCACTACCTTGCTGTTAAGTATGTTCATGGGTGATGCTGAAGTCAGCACGGCCACAGCCCCGGCTTTTCTCAACACCATGCACACGGCCTTTATCATTTTCGCCCTGCTCAGTCTGGTGGGAATTATTTTCTCAATGGCCCGGATGGAACAGACACCGGGGCCGAAGCGAAAACGCTGA
- a CDS encoding OmpA/MotB family protein, whose product MIIPENLISELEISELKRLRLKRQSLLEGDEPEDSSLWTMLDIMTLVLAFFIMLYSNQTHKLQAVETKHDPSLAAQTVETVKAPAKPAKKAHESELDLLTIEDRLHQVMEKSDISNYSIKVANNRLVLTLGEEISFLSGQAKLLDYIKPALKDMAVFFITEPGYRIIVAGHTDNTPIHTAQFPSNWELSAARAMSVAEFLIDCRVAPERINIEGFGQYRPIGDNTHFLGREANRRVEISLVREAKKSQNYYESF is encoded by the coding sequence ATGATAATACCGGAAAATCTCATATCTGAGCTTGAAATCTCGGAATTAAAACGGCTGCGATTGAAACGCCAAAGCCTTCTGGAGGGAGATGAACCCGAAGATTCCAGTCTGTGGACCATGCTGGATATCATGACCCTGGTCCTGGCTTTTTTTATCATGCTTTACAGCAACCAGACACATAAGCTCCAAGCCGTAGAAACTAAACATGATCCCAGCCTGGCAGCCCAGACCGTTGAGACCGTTAAGGCACCGGCCAAACCAGCGAAAAAAGCTCACGAATCCGAACTGGATCTTCTGACCATTGAAGACCGGCTGCACCAGGTCATGGAAAAATCCGATATTTCAAATTACTCGATTAAAGTCGCAAATAACAGGCTCGTTCTGACCCTGGGCGAAGAGATCAGTTTTCTTTCCGGCCAGGCCAAACTGCTGGACTATATCAAACCGGCATTAAAGGATATGGCCGTATTTTTTATCACGGAACCCGGATACAGAATCATTGTTGCCGGTCATACGGACAATACCCCCATTCATACTGCCCAGTTCCCCTCCAACTGGGAGCTGTCGGCTGCAAGAGCCATGAGTGTTGCCGAATTCTTAATTGACTGCCGGGTGGCCCCGGAACGAATCAATATCGAAGGATTTGGCCAGTACCGGCCCATTGGGGACAACACCCATTTTCTGGGCAGGGAAGCCAACCGGCGTGTAGAAATCTCCCTGGTCAGGGAAGCGAAAAAATCGCAAAATTATTATGAATCTTTTTAG